In a genomic window of Echeneis naucrates chromosome 4, fEcheNa1.1, whole genome shotgun sequence:
- the mindy4 gene encoding probable ubiquitin carboxyl-terminal hydrolase MINDY-4 isoform X2, with amino-acid sequence MVVSVEEVSSSLVREYLSRKGFKRTIACMDEESPRTEESINNRSRLRHILNMEGLYRENKVQSSPLKTLLEMIVKHHMAGPKKDKITSRSLQSAPATSPPASPAVTPTAMNASKTGGGTAAFVSSKHSKSRSDVEEASPCHLTYASSVPETDNLSSYNKTGCWAFQPGDPKGNPALAPVQDNDNFKRREPEKKTSISESTQRNRTNRIRRGMMAGPIASTLQESNKKRQSRCEEVLWPPLRKEHHHKDSWDGRSSTGFHANSLEISVTESDCVGGEQEFKSAPARMQSGNSFETVRQHSQKTGKKKTRSNVAELGVSELVLDDIDDEGDLQDLTKVALPKTMAEYSYTGHQMDQHTAMELKVLLLGSSLNCFSVEWRNQGFTFSEAHDLRYGIVQKKGGPCGVLASIQAFVLKKLLFENTENTNEGLARLRPFSNTRRQCLVLAMAEILWRAGEEKQATVAISSGRNNFTPRGHYKSEGVLEKLTYFTVDNIMDLQLLLEQHIDQFETSMLGCILMTISAILSRSIEKVKEDMDMPTTTLIGAHGYCTQELVNLLLCGRAVSNVFDNDMELDSGNSTMTLLKGIKGHCDVGLLSLFEHYNICKELT; translated from the exons ATGGTGGTCTCCGTGGAGGAGGTCTCTTCCTCCCTGGTGAGGGAGTACCTGAGTCGGAAG GGATTCAAGAGGACCATCGCCTGTATGGATGAGGAGAGTCCCCGCACAGAGGAGAGCATCAACAACAGATCACGGCTGAGGCACATCCTCAACATGGAGGGTCTCTACAGAGAGAATAAG GTCCAGAGCTCCCCCCTTAAAACATTGCTGGAGATGATTGTAAAGCATCACATGGCAGGCCCGAAGAAAGACAAGATAACTAGCAGATCTCTGCAATCTGCTCCGGCTACCAGCCCACCTGCTTCTCCTGCAGTGACACCAACAGCTATGAACGCCTCTAAGACAGGAGGTGGCACAGCAGCCTTTGTTAGTAGCAAACACAGCAAATCGAG GTCTGATGTAGAAGAAGCTTCCCCTTGTCACCTTACGTATGCCTCATCAGTGCCAGAAACAGACAATCTGTCCAGCTATAATAAAACAGGTTGCTGGGCCTTTCAGCCAGGAGACCCTAAAGGCAATCCAGCATTGGCTCCTGTCCAGGACAATGACAACTTCAAGAGAAGAGagccagaaaaaaagacatccaTCTCTGAGAGCACTCAAAGGAACAGAACTAATAGGATTAGACGCGGAATGATGGCTGGACCGATAGCAAGTACACTTCAG gaatcaaacaaaaaaaggcagagtCGATGTGAAGAAGTGCTCTGGCCGCCGCTCAGAAAAGAACATCATCACAAGGATTCTTGGGATGGACGTAGTTCAACTGGCTTTCATGCAAACAGCTTGGAAATTAGTGTAACTGAAAGTGACTGTGTGGGAGGAGAACAAGAGTTTAAAAGCGCACCAGCGAGAATGCAGAGTGGAAACAGCTTTGAAACAGTACGACAGCATTCCCAAAAGACAGGAAA AAAAAAGACCAGATCAAATGTAGCTGAGTTGGGTGTGTCTGAGCTGGTTTTAG ATGATATTGATGATGAGGGGGATCTGCAAGATCTCACCAAAGTGGCCCTCCCAAAAACCATGGCCGAGTACAGCTATACAGGCCACCAGATGGACCAACACACTGCCATG gaACTGAAAGTGCTTCTTCTTGGTTCCAGTCTAAATTGTTTCAGCGTTGAGTGGAGGAATCAGGGCTTTACATTCTCGGAAGCGCATGACCTGAGATACGGAATTGTGCAGAAAAAG GGTGGTCCATGTGGCGTTTTGGCATCCATCCAAGCCTTTGTCCTAAAGAAACTACTGTTTGAAAACACGGAAAACACTAATGAGGGCCTTGC GAGGTTAAGGCCTTTCAGCAACACCAGAAGACAGTGTCTCGTTTTAGCCATGGCTGAGATCTTATGGCGAGCTGGTGAGGAAAAACAAGCCACTGTTGCAAT AAGTTCAGGAAGAAATAATTTCACCCCAAGAGGACACTACAAATCTGAAGGAGTGCTCGAAAAG TTAACATACTTCACTGTGGATAACATCATggacctgcagctgcttctaGAGCAGCATATTGATCAG TTTGAGACAAGTATGTTAGGATGTATTCTGATGACCATATCTGCCATTCTCTCTCGATCTATTGAAAA AGTGAAAGAGGATATGGACATGCCCACCACCACACTCATTGGAGCCCATGGTTACTGCACTCAG GAGCTGGTCAACCTGCTGCTCTGTGGCAGAGCGGTTTCCAACGTCTTTGACAATGACATGGAGTTAGACTCGGGCAACAGCACCATGACTCTACTGAAGGGAATCAAAGGACACTGTGACGTCGGCCTGTTGTCCTTGTTTGAACATTATAACATCTGTAAG GAGCTTACCTGA
- the mindy4 gene encoding probable ubiquitin carboxyl-terminal hydrolase MINDY-4 isoform X1, with protein sequence MVVSVEEVSSSLVREYLSRKGFKRTIACMDEESPRTEESINNRSRLRHILNMEGLYRENKVQSSPLKTLLEMIVKHHMAGPKKDKITSRSLQSAPATSPPASPAVTPTAMNASKTGGGTAAFVSSKHSKSRSDVEEASPCHLTYASSVPETDNLSSYNKTGCWAFQPGDPKGNPALAPVQDNDNFKRREPEKKTSISESTQRNRTNRIRRGMMAGPIASTLQESNKKRQSRCEEVLWPPLRKEHHHKDSWDGRSSTGFHANSLEISVTESDCVGGEQEFKSAPARMQSGNSFETVRQHSQKTGKKKTRSNVAELGVSELVLDDIDDEGDLQDLTKVALPKTMAEYSYTGHQMDQHTAMELKVLLLGSSLNCFSVEWRNQGFTFSEAHDLRYGIVQKKGGPCGVLASIQAFVLKKLLFENTENTNEGLARLRPFSNTRRQCLVLAMAEILWRAGEEKQATVAISSGRNNFTPRGHYKSEGVLEKLTYFTVDNIMDLQLLLEQHIDQFETSMLGCILMTISAILSRSIEKVKEDMDMPTTTLIGAHGYCTQELVNLLLCGRAVSNVFDNDMELDSGNSTMTLLKGIKGHCDVGLLSLFEHYNICKVGAYLKTPRYPIWVVCSESHFSVLFGLQRELLTNPDRSLQFDLYYYDGLANQQEEIRLTVSVGKLDMSCQDVDTVLIPPLELCIRTRWTDAFVNWNDTEPIL encoded by the exons ATGGTGGTCTCCGTGGAGGAGGTCTCTTCCTCCCTGGTGAGGGAGTACCTGAGTCGGAAG GGATTCAAGAGGACCATCGCCTGTATGGATGAGGAGAGTCCCCGCACAGAGGAGAGCATCAACAACAGATCACGGCTGAGGCACATCCTCAACATGGAGGGTCTCTACAGAGAGAATAAG GTCCAGAGCTCCCCCCTTAAAACATTGCTGGAGATGATTGTAAAGCATCACATGGCAGGCCCGAAGAAAGACAAGATAACTAGCAGATCTCTGCAATCTGCTCCGGCTACCAGCCCACCTGCTTCTCCTGCAGTGACACCAACAGCTATGAACGCCTCTAAGACAGGAGGTGGCACAGCAGCCTTTGTTAGTAGCAAACACAGCAAATCGAG GTCTGATGTAGAAGAAGCTTCCCCTTGTCACCTTACGTATGCCTCATCAGTGCCAGAAACAGACAATCTGTCCAGCTATAATAAAACAGGTTGCTGGGCCTTTCAGCCAGGAGACCCTAAAGGCAATCCAGCATTGGCTCCTGTCCAGGACAATGACAACTTCAAGAGAAGAGagccagaaaaaaagacatccaTCTCTGAGAGCACTCAAAGGAACAGAACTAATAGGATTAGACGCGGAATGATGGCTGGACCGATAGCAAGTACACTTCAG gaatcaaacaaaaaaaggcagagtCGATGTGAAGAAGTGCTCTGGCCGCCGCTCAGAAAAGAACATCATCACAAGGATTCTTGGGATGGACGTAGTTCAACTGGCTTTCATGCAAACAGCTTGGAAATTAGTGTAACTGAAAGTGACTGTGTGGGAGGAGAACAAGAGTTTAAAAGCGCACCAGCGAGAATGCAGAGTGGAAACAGCTTTGAAACAGTACGACAGCATTCCCAAAAGACAGGAAA AAAAAAGACCAGATCAAATGTAGCTGAGTTGGGTGTGTCTGAGCTGGTTTTAG ATGATATTGATGATGAGGGGGATCTGCAAGATCTCACCAAAGTGGCCCTCCCAAAAACCATGGCCGAGTACAGCTATACAGGCCACCAGATGGACCAACACACTGCCATG gaACTGAAAGTGCTTCTTCTTGGTTCCAGTCTAAATTGTTTCAGCGTTGAGTGGAGGAATCAGGGCTTTACATTCTCGGAAGCGCATGACCTGAGATACGGAATTGTGCAGAAAAAG GGTGGTCCATGTGGCGTTTTGGCATCCATCCAAGCCTTTGTCCTAAAGAAACTACTGTTTGAAAACACGGAAAACACTAATGAGGGCCTTGC GAGGTTAAGGCCTTTCAGCAACACCAGAAGACAGTGTCTCGTTTTAGCCATGGCTGAGATCTTATGGCGAGCTGGTGAGGAAAAACAAGCCACTGTTGCAAT AAGTTCAGGAAGAAATAATTTCACCCCAAGAGGACACTACAAATCTGAAGGAGTGCTCGAAAAG TTAACATACTTCACTGTGGATAACATCATggacctgcagctgcttctaGAGCAGCATATTGATCAG TTTGAGACAAGTATGTTAGGATGTATTCTGATGACCATATCTGCCATTCTCTCTCGATCTATTGAAAA AGTGAAAGAGGATATGGACATGCCCACCACCACACTCATTGGAGCCCATGGTTACTGCACTCAG GAGCTGGTCAACCTGCTGCTCTGTGGCAGAGCGGTTTCCAACGTCTTTGACAATGACATGGAGTTAGACTCGGGCAACAGCACCATGACTCTACTGAAGGGAATCAAAGGACACTGTGACGTCGGCCTGTTGTCCTTGTTTGAACATTATAACATCTGTAAG GTAGGAGCTTACCTGAAGACTCCCCGTTACCCCATCTGGGTGGTGTGCAGCGAAAGCCACTTCAGTGTGCTGTTTGGCCTGCAGAGGGAGCTGTTGACCAATCCAGACAGAAGTCTGCAGTTCGACCTCTACTATTATGACGGTCTGGCCAATCAACAGGAGGAGATCCGCCTCACTGTCT